The Raphanus sativus cultivar WK10039 chromosome 2, ASM80110v3, whole genome shotgun sequence genome includes a region encoding these proteins:
- the LOC108836577 gene encoding negative regulator of systemic acquired resistance SNI1 isoform X2, which produces MSKETKANNSSRAMNNTYGASLEANTLAMLDSTGAKDNRDANEDRLQYLEAVRAASLVPETGIPPTNKMYQAMFRILRFGRRLELVAASFHLLTQLHQRYPWVYIPDGKHELEIVDEAWSPFNFGSDVDSGEKDISVRSLLFQELIQNMSKGVDESEESDLKILGNMFLFKYLVHVLKLDFIPRNQVFEETMNWSLLKESSLNLLLASRRVNFKLLMKDCLSTMCSPFDADGNSISLVELHKGMLSAMKELLVMIIELDASKKKADSEGITNRGDGVRTPALEIIVDELTYDEYLLSNFLKVFDDPKWKLEIVIQYLTKYIPKPSVRTRRSNTPQADDLKTLNGILKTFSNGTNAKNITKKIGPAVVQILIGHGFLAQLAISNTNEGDSMTEICNSVIAAFTNLRKIEIIPFGKEVLFTAEMVLKAKA; this is translated from the exons atgtCGAAAGAGACGAAGGCTAATAACAGTAGCAGAGCGATGAATAATACATACGGCGCTAGCTTGGAAGCAAACACCTTAGCCATGCTTGATTCCACCGGCGCTAAGGACAATCGCGACGCCAACGAAGACC GTTTGCAGTATCTGGAAGCTGTTCGTGCCGCTTCGCTTGTACCCGAAACTGGAATCCCTCCCACCAA CAAAATGTACCAAGCCATGTTCCGGATACTGAGATTCGGAAGAAGGTTGGAGCTCGTAGCAGCAAGTTTCCACCTTTTGACACAACTACATCAG AGGTATCCTTGGGTTTATATACCTGATGGGAAACATGAGTTGGAAATCGTTGACGAG GCTTGGTCGCCGTTTAACTTTGGGTCTGATGTTGATTCTGGTGAAAAGGATATATCTGTGAGAAGCTTAT TGTTTCAAGAGctgattcaaaacatgagcaagGGAGTTGATGAGTCGGAGGAATCAGATTTAAAG ATCCTGGGAAACATGTTCCTATTCAAGTATCTTGTTCATGTTCTTAAGTTAGATTTCATTCCCCGAAATCAAGTCTTTGAAG AAACCATGAACTGGAGTCTACTAAAAGAATCATCGCTGAATCTACTTCTG gcttcaaggagagTGAATTTCAAACTTCTAATGAAAGATTGTCTATCTACAATGTGTTCACCCTTTGACGCTGATGGAAACTCTATCAGTTTGGTTGAATTGCACAAGGGCATGCTTTCTGCTATGAAGGAACTTCTAGTAATG ATCATAGAGCTTGATGCATCAAAGAAGAAAGCTGACAGTGAAGGGATTACCAACAGAGGAGACGGCGTAAG GACTCCTGCATTGGAGATCATAGTCGACGAGCTAACATACGATGAATATCTACTGTCAAATTTTCTCAAG GTTTTCGACGATCCTAAATGGAAGCTAGAGATTGTCATCCAGTATCTCACCAAATACATTCCTAAG CCTTCTGTTCGTACCCGAAGATCGAACACTCCTCAAGCAGATGATTTGAAAACGCTAAACGGGATATTGAAGACCTTTTCAAATGGTACAAATGCGAAAAACATCACTAAGAAGATAGGACCTGCCGTTGTTCAGATCCTCATTGGACATGGCTTTCTG GCTCAGCTCGCAATCTCTAACACTAATGAAGGCGACTCTATGACAGAGATATGCAATAGTGTCATCGCTGCATTTACTAATCTAAG GAAAATTGAGATTATACCATTTGGAAAGGAAGTGTTGTTTACTGCAGAAATGGTGCTCAAGGCAAAAGCTTAA
- the LOC108836577 gene encoding negative regulator of systemic acquired resistance SNI1 isoform X1, whose protein sequence is MSKETKANNSSRAMNNTYGASLEANTLAMLDSTGAKDNRDANEDRLQYLEAVRAASLVPETGIPPTNKMYQAMFRILRFGRRLELVAASFHLLTQLHQRYPWVYIPDGKHELEIVDEAWSPFNFGSDVDSGEKDISVRSLLFQELIQNMSKGVDESEESDLKILGNMFLFKYLVHVLKLDFIPRNQVFEETMNWSLLKESSLNLLLASRRVNFKLLMKDCLSTMCSPFDADGNSISLVELHKGMLSAMKELLVMIIELDASKKKADSEGITNRGDGVRTPALEIIVDELTYDEYLLSNFLKVFDDPKWKLEIVIQYLTKYIPKPSVRTRRSNTPQADDLKTLNGILKTFSNGTNAKNITKKIGPAVVQILIGHGFLAQLAISNTNEGDSMTEICNSVIAAFTNLRRVDQKIEIIPFGKEVLFTAEMVLKAKA, encoded by the exons atgtCGAAAGAGACGAAGGCTAATAACAGTAGCAGAGCGATGAATAATACATACGGCGCTAGCTTGGAAGCAAACACCTTAGCCATGCTTGATTCCACCGGCGCTAAGGACAATCGCGACGCCAACGAAGACC GTTTGCAGTATCTGGAAGCTGTTCGTGCCGCTTCGCTTGTACCCGAAACTGGAATCCCTCCCACCAA CAAAATGTACCAAGCCATGTTCCGGATACTGAGATTCGGAAGAAGGTTGGAGCTCGTAGCAGCAAGTTTCCACCTTTTGACACAACTACATCAG AGGTATCCTTGGGTTTATATACCTGATGGGAAACATGAGTTGGAAATCGTTGACGAG GCTTGGTCGCCGTTTAACTTTGGGTCTGATGTTGATTCTGGTGAAAAGGATATATCTGTGAGAAGCTTAT TGTTTCAAGAGctgattcaaaacatgagcaagGGAGTTGATGAGTCGGAGGAATCAGATTTAAAG ATCCTGGGAAACATGTTCCTATTCAAGTATCTTGTTCATGTTCTTAAGTTAGATTTCATTCCCCGAAATCAAGTCTTTGAAG AAACCATGAACTGGAGTCTACTAAAAGAATCATCGCTGAATCTACTTCTG gcttcaaggagagTGAATTTCAAACTTCTAATGAAAGATTGTCTATCTACAATGTGTTCACCCTTTGACGCTGATGGAAACTCTATCAGTTTGGTTGAATTGCACAAGGGCATGCTTTCTGCTATGAAGGAACTTCTAGTAATG ATCATAGAGCTTGATGCATCAAAGAAGAAAGCTGACAGTGAAGGGATTACCAACAGAGGAGACGGCGTAAG GACTCCTGCATTGGAGATCATAGTCGACGAGCTAACATACGATGAATATCTACTGTCAAATTTTCTCAAG GTTTTCGACGATCCTAAATGGAAGCTAGAGATTGTCATCCAGTATCTCACCAAATACATTCCTAAG CCTTCTGTTCGTACCCGAAGATCGAACACTCCTCAAGCAGATGATTTGAAAACGCTAAACGGGATATTGAAGACCTTTTCAAATGGTACAAATGCGAAAAACATCACTAAGAAGATAGGACCTGCCGTTGTTCAGATCCTCATTGGACATGGCTTTCTG GCTCAGCTCGCAATCTCTAACACTAATGAAGGCGACTCTATGACAGAGATATGCAATAGTGTCATCGCTGCATTTACTAATCTAAGGCGAGTAGATCA GAAAATTGAGATTATACCATTTGGAAAGGAAGTGTTGTTTACTGCAGAAATGGTGCTCAAGGCAAAAGCTTAA
- the LOC108841450 gene encoding putative F-box/FBD/LRR-repeat protein At4g26350, producing the protein MGMISDLPDQMLLEILSWLPTTEVVATMLLSKQWKFLWKQVPKLYYNYSEHEGKDFSEFVSKSLQLQAAPSLKSLKLSVSPYCSSRDVKNWIDLAVSRSVLELEIDLTAAQNPMITALPKSMYTCGTLSCLRLKALVLDDIPEDYPICLSSLNYLYLSVSIQVSADKFIGKLIAGAPLLKKAVVQGPVYGDQFLDSMTSYSELRSFATCLAEWGPTVDYTFNKLEHLCMCTCSRGWWDLLINFLQRSPILRQLQLIKSCNSRPLSSGNQPGFTNSTTHIVPECLSTTLQTLEWRDYAETEFGMPVASFLLKNATRLSEAKILLEYAAGPIEKLRTRTGLAKLYRGSPACHLNFGN; encoded by the exons ATGGGTATGATCAGTGACTTACCTGACCAGATGCTCCTTGAGATTCTCTCGTGGCTTCCAACAACAGAAGTGGTGGCCACAATGCTTTTGTCCAAACAGTGGAAGTTTCTGTGGAAGCAAGTACCGAAACTTTATTATAATTATAGCGAACACGAGGGCAAAGACTTTTCAGAGTTCGTGAGCAAATCTTTGCAGTTACAAGCGGCTCCAAGTTTAAAAAGTCTCAAGTTATCGGTAAGTCCTTACTGCAGCTCGAGGGATGTTAAAAATTGGATTGATTTAGCAGTTTCGCGGTCTGTGCTTGAGCTTGAAATCGACCTTACCGCCGCCCAAAACCCCATGATCACGGCTCTTCCGAAGAGTATGTACACTTGCGGGACACTAAGTTGTCTGAGGCTAAAGGCTCTTGTACTCGATGATATACCTGAAGACTATCCAATCTGTCTTTCATCACTTAATTATTTGTACCTCTCCGTGTCAATTCAAGTGTCGGCTGACAAATTTATTGGCAAGCTCATTGCTGGTGCCCCTCTTCTCAAAAAGGCAGTGGTGCAAGGTCCTGTCTATGGTGATCAGTTTCTTGATTCTATGACAAGTTATAGCGAGCTGAGGAGCTTTGCAACGTGCTTGGCAGAG TGGGGTCCCACAGTCGACTATACCTTTAATAAGCTTGAGCATTTGTGTATGTGCACATGTTCTCGTGGATGGTGGGATTTGTTAATCAATTTTCTTCAGCGTTCCCCTATATTACGCCAACTCCAGCTAATCAag TCTTGCAACTCGCGGCCTCTGTCTTCTGGGAATCAGCCAGGTTTTACTAATAGTACTACTCATATCGTTCCGGAATGTTTGTCAACAACGCTTCAAACCTTGGAGTGGAGAGATTATGCAGAAACTGAATTTGGCATGCCGGTGGCCTCTTTTCTCCTTAAGAACGCTACACGTTTATCCGAGGCCAAGATCTTACTCGAATACGCTGCTGGTCCAATTGAGAAGCTTAGAACCCGCACTGGCCTGGCAAAGTTATATAGAGGTTCACCTGCATGTCATCTTAACTTCGggaattaa
- the LOC108836577 gene encoding negative regulator of systemic acquired resistance SNI1 isoform X3 codes for MYQAMFRILRFGRRLELVAASFHLLTQLHQRYPWVYIPDGKHELEIVDEAWSPFNFGSDVDSGEKDISVRSLLFQELIQNMSKGVDESEESDLKILGNMFLFKYLVHVLKLDFIPRNQVFEETMNWSLLKESSLNLLLASRRVNFKLLMKDCLSTMCSPFDADGNSISLVELHKGMLSAMKELLVMIIELDASKKKADSEGITNRGDGVRTPALEIIVDELTYDEYLLSNFLKVFDDPKWKLEIVIQYLTKYIPKPSVRTRRSNTPQADDLKTLNGILKTFSNGTNAKNITKKIGPAVVQILIGHGFLAQLAISNTNEGDSMTEICNSVIAAFTNLRRVDQKIEIIPFGKEVLFTAEMVLKAKA; via the exons ATGTACCAAGCCATGTTCCGGATACTGAGATTCGGAAGAAGGTTGGAGCTCGTAGCAGCAAGTTTCCACCTTTTGACACAACTACATCAG AGGTATCCTTGGGTTTATATACCTGATGGGAAACATGAGTTGGAAATCGTTGACGAG GCTTGGTCGCCGTTTAACTTTGGGTCTGATGTTGATTCTGGTGAAAAGGATATATCTGTGAGAAGCTTAT TGTTTCAAGAGctgattcaaaacatgagcaagGGAGTTGATGAGTCGGAGGAATCAGATTTAAAG ATCCTGGGAAACATGTTCCTATTCAAGTATCTTGTTCATGTTCTTAAGTTAGATTTCATTCCCCGAAATCAAGTCTTTGAAG AAACCATGAACTGGAGTCTACTAAAAGAATCATCGCTGAATCTACTTCTG gcttcaaggagagTGAATTTCAAACTTCTAATGAAAGATTGTCTATCTACAATGTGTTCACCCTTTGACGCTGATGGAAACTCTATCAGTTTGGTTGAATTGCACAAGGGCATGCTTTCTGCTATGAAGGAACTTCTAGTAATG ATCATAGAGCTTGATGCATCAAAGAAGAAAGCTGACAGTGAAGGGATTACCAACAGAGGAGACGGCGTAAG GACTCCTGCATTGGAGATCATAGTCGACGAGCTAACATACGATGAATATCTACTGTCAAATTTTCTCAAG GTTTTCGACGATCCTAAATGGAAGCTAGAGATTGTCATCCAGTATCTCACCAAATACATTCCTAAG CCTTCTGTTCGTACCCGAAGATCGAACACTCCTCAAGCAGATGATTTGAAAACGCTAAACGGGATATTGAAGACCTTTTCAAATGGTACAAATGCGAAAAACATCACTAAGAAGATAGGACCTGCCGTTGTTCAGATCCTCATTGGACATGGCTTTCTG GCTCAGCTCGCAATCTCTAACACTAATGAAGGCGACTCTATGACAGAGATATGCAATAGTGTCATCGCTGCATTTACTAATCTAAGGCGAGTAGATCA GAAAATTGAGATTATACCATTTGGAAAGGAAGTGTTGTTTACTGCAGAAATGGTGCTCAAGGCAAAAGCTTAA
- the LOC108836578 gene encoding uncharacterized protein LOC108836578: protein MFCLASSSAFPSSHTTLLLRNKLSPLLLRRNRSHRSLRLHRRNYQIRAMRAVIQRVSSSSVTVDGRIVSEIGPGLLVLIGIHESDTDADADYICRKVLNMRLFTNETTGRGWDQNVMQRGYGVLLVSQFTLYGFLKGNKPDFHVAMPPEKAKPFYASLVERFQKAYNPDAVKDGVFGAMMKVNLVNDGPVTMQLESPQSSKSETKASTES from the exons atgttttgtcTTGCTTCTTCGTCTGCGTTTCCTTCTTCCCACACCACTCTACTCCTCCGCAACAAGCTCTCACCTCTTCTCCTCCGCCGCAATCGCAGCCACCGGAGTTTGAGACTTCACCGTCGAAATTATCAGATTAGAGCAATGAGAGCCGTAATCCAGAGAGTCTCATCTTCCTCCGTCACG GTGGATGGTAGAATCGTGTCGGAGATTGGGCCTGGTCTCTTGGTTTTAATAGGAATCCATGAATCAGATACAGATGCTGATGCTGATTACAT ATGTCGGAAAGTTCTAAACATGAGGTTGTTCACTAATGAAACCACTGGTAGAGGATGGGACCAAAAC GTAATGCAGAGGGGTTATGGAGTTTTACTTG TTAGTCAGTTTACATTGTACGGGTTCTTGAAAGGTAACAAACCTGATTTTCACGTCGCTATGCCGCCTGAGAAGGCCAAACCTTTTTACGCGTCTTTGGTCGAGAGATTCCAGAAAGCATATAATCCTGATGCAGTTAAAG ATGGTGTGTTTGGAGCTATGATGAAG GTTAATCTTGTCAACGACGGTCCAGTCACTATGCAGCTCGAGTCACCCCAATCCTCCAA GAGTGAGACCAAGGCATCAACAGAATCATAA